From Hevea brasiliensis isolate MT/VB/25A 57/8 unplaced genomic scaffold, ASM3005281v1 Scaf9, whole genome shotgun sequence, one genomic window encodes:
- the LOC110671799 gene encoding probable CCR4-associated factor 1 homolog 6 produces the protein MSIFPKGDSVIIREVWSDNLEREFELIRDIVDDFPYIAMDTEFPGIVLRPIGTFKNIFEYNYQTLKANVDLLKLIQMGLTFSDEKGNLPTCGTDKHCVWQFNFCEFNPNEDVYANDSIELLSQSGIDFIKNFEMGVDANRFSELLMSSGIVLNDSVHWVTFHSGYDFGYLLKLLTCKNLPDTQVEFFKLIKLYFPVLYDIKHLMKFCNSLHGGLNKLAELLEVERIGICHQAGSDSLLTSCTFMKLKMNFFNGSPEKYAGVLYGLGVENGQNAY, from the coding sequence ATGTCAATTTTTCCCAAAGGCGATTCTGTTATTATCCGAGAAGTATGGAGCGATAATCTTGAAAGGGAGTTTGAATTAATTCGTGATATTGTTGATGATTTTCCTTACATTGCTATGGATACTGAGTTCCCTGGTATTGTACTGCGTCCGATAGGAACTTTCAAAAATATTTTTGAGTATAACTATCAGACTCTTAAGGCAAATGTTGATCTCTTGAAGCTAATTCAAATGGGTCTTACATTCTCTGATGAGAAAGGAAACTTACCTACCTGTGGAACAGATAAGCACTGTGTATGGCAATTCAATTTCTGCGAGTTTAATCCCAATGAAGATGTCTATGCTAACGATTCTATTGAACTGTTATCTCAAAGTGGCATTGATTTCATTAAGAACTTTGAAATGGGTGTTGATGCTAATAGGTTTAGTGAACTGCTAATGTCTTCGGGGATTGTTTTGAATGATAGTGTTCATTGGGTTACATTTCACAGTGGGTATGATTTTGGATACTTGCTAAAGCTGCTTACTTGCAAGAATCTACCGGACACTCAAGTGGAATTCTTTAAGCTGATCAAGTTGTATTTTCCAGTGCTTTATGATATTAAGCATTTGATGAAATTCTGCAATAGCCTTCATGGTGGGTTGAACAAGCTGGCAGAGTTGTTGGAAGTGGAGAGGATTGGCATTTGTCACCAGGCGGGTTCAGATAGTTTGCTTACTTCTTGTACATTCATGAAACTGAAAATGAATTTCTTTAATGGCTCACCTGAGAAATATGCTGGTGTTTTGTATGGTCTTGGTGTTGAAAATGGGCAGAATGCTtattga